In Nematostella vectensis chromosome 11, jaNemVect1.1, whole genome shotgun sequence, a genomic segment contains:
- the LOC125573817 gene encoding uncharacterized protein LOC125573817: MIIVCEYIIMAGRYFGSSTIFILFLLFTVSIKTQKSSTSLLKRSSVLICYGLDRKDFPGRNSLVKRFPRASPTSPYLKSLAGLQLSYTFLCASYLLLLAGDISTNPGPRKAIELCGVCGKGCRSTQKAIECEECEKWFHAKCVRISNMEFKDYAKNPSLYWACSTCIFPGEISINETTFELPSEGTGNSPADDDPLQDRNLMGNIQLDPVEPGAEGIPENTELERLRNQHKKELLIAHLNINSIQNKFEELCKIIKDLQIHVMFISETKIDSSYPDSQFSMAGYSLYRNDRKKGGGGIMALISTALVKKRLKINKNYKTVETLAFEIKTNKGNMVILVIYRPPTLLCGNYRLELENELS; this comes from the coding sequence ATGATAATTGTATGTGAATATATTATCATGGCCGGACGCTACTTTGGGAGCTCTacaatttttattctttttttactttttaccgTATCCATTAAGACCCAGAAGTCATCAACTAGTCTCCTAAAACGTTCCTCTGTACTAATATGTTATGGCTTGGACAGGAAAGACTTTCCTGGTCGAAATTCCTTGGTCAAGCGATTTCCACGTGCTTCGCCTACGTCGCCATATTTGAAATCTTTGGCTGGACTTCAGTTGTCCTACACCTTCCTCTGTGCTTCATATCTGCTACTTTTAGCGGGGGATATTAGCACCAACCCAGGGCCGAGGAAGGCAATTGAATTATGTGGTGTGTGTGGAAAAGGATGTCGCTCAACGCAGAAAGCTATTGAATGTGAGGAATGTGAGAAATGGTTTCACGCAAAATGCGTAAGGATAAGTAACATGGAGTTTAAGGACTACGCTAAGAACCCATCACTTTACTGGGCTTGTTCCACATGCATATTTCCCGGTGAAATTTCCATCAACGAAACAACTTTTGAGTTACCATCTGAAGGAACAGGTAATTCTCCTGCGGACGACGACCCGTTACAAGATAGGAATCTGATGGGTAATATACAACTAGATCCTGTTGAACCTGGCGCGGAAGGCATTCCTGAGAATACTGAACTGGAACGTTTAAGGAATCAACACAAAAAGGAGCTGCTTATCGCGCATTTGAATATAAACAGTATCCAAAACAAATTTGAGGAGCTTTGTAAAATTATCAAGGATCTGCAAATACATGTGATGTTCATCAGCGAAACAAAGATTGATTCTAGTTACCCCGATTCTCAGTTTAGTATGGCGGGATACTCTCTCTATCGTAACGATCGTAAAAAAGGAGGTGGTGGCATCATGGCCTTAATATCGACAGCGCTTGTCAAAAAGAGACTTAAAATTAATAAGAATTACAAAACTGTGGAAACCCTGGCTTttgaaatcaaaacaaataaaggcAATATGGTAATTCTGGTAATTTATAGACCACCGACATTGTTGTGTGGAAACTACCGACTGGAGCTGGAAAATGAACTTAGCTAA